From the genome of Nitrospirota bacterium, one region includes:
- the moaA gene encoding GTP 3',8-cyclase MoaA, with amino-acid sequence MSQPLPLVDSFNRTVNYMRVSVTDRCNLRCTYCMPAYGVNWMQQDNILSFDEFYRLIERAVVRGLKKIRITGGEPLVRSGVVDFIAKVAALRERGLKDLAMTTNAVLLKTMAGPLYKAGLRRMNISLDSLNPKRFEEVTRGNCFRKVWEGIEEAERVGFSPLKINMVLQKGCNDDEVIDFVKMTLNRNIHVRFIEYMPCGDFDDWKSKYMPMDEVMTRIEAEFGKLEMNMEDKGGNEGTSGPAYNFKLPGGKGVVGFIHAISDHFCDTCNRVRLTADGSLRPCLFSDIEVNFREALRRNCSDEELDDLYDQALQIKPEGHMLEQFAEEKMLKSMISIGG; translated from the coding sequence ATGTCCCAGCCTTTACCTTTAGTCGATAGCTTCAATAGAACAGTCAATTATATGCGGGTCTCCGTGACCGATCGATGTAATCTTCGCTGTACCTATTGTATGCCGGCGTATGGCGTCAACTGGATGCAGCAGGATAATATCCTGTCCTTCGATGAGTTTTACCGGCTGATCGAAAGGGCCGTCGTTCGGGGGCTGAAAAAGATCAGAATTACCGGTGGAGAACCTCTGGTCAGGAGCGGAGTCGTTGATTTTATCGCCAAGGTTGCCGCTTTAAGGGAACGGGGATTAAAAGACCTTGCCATGACCACCAACGCGGTTTTACTCAAAACCATGGCCGGACCTCTTTATAAAGCCGGCTTGAGGAGAATGAATATCAGCCTGGACTCGCTTAATCCCAAACGGTTTGAAGAAGTGACCCGGGGCAACTGCTTCCGCAAAGTCTGGGAAGGGATCGAAGAGGCAGAGCGGGTTGGTTTTAGTCCTCTTAAAATAAACATGGTCCTCCAAAAAGGGTGTAACGACGACGAAGTCATCGATTTTGTGAAAATGACTTTAAACCGGAATATTCATGTCCGGTTTATTGAATATATGCCCTGCGGCGACTTCGATGACTGGAAGTCCAAATATATGCCGATGGACGAGGTGATGACCAGGATCGAAGCCGAGTTCGGCAAACTTGAAATGAATATGGAAGACAAGGGTGGAAATGAGGGGACCTCCGGCCCCGCCTATAACTTCAAGCTCCCGGGCGGCAAAGGGGTCGTTGGATTCATTCATGCCATCAGCGACCATTTCTGCGATACCTGTAACCGGGTACGGTTAACGGCAGATGGTTCGCTCCGTCCTTGCCTCTTTTCGGATATCGAAGTGAATTTCAGAGAAGCCTTAAGAAGAAACTGTTCCGATGAGGAGCTCGATGATTTATATGATCAGGCGCTTCAGATTAAACCCGAAGGCCATATGCTGGAGCAGTTTGCTGAAGAAAAAATGTTAAAATCAATGATCAGTATCGGTGGGTAA